A genomic segment from Pseudomonas sessilinigenes encodes:
- a CDS encoding 5-(carboxyamino)imidazole ribonucleotide synthase, producing the protein MKIGVIGGGQLGRMLALAGTPLGMNFAFLDPAPDACAAALGEHLRADYGDQDHLRQLADEVDLVTFEFESVPAETVAFLSQFVPVYPSAEALRIARDRWFEKSMFKDLGIPTPEFADIQSQADLDAAVARIGLPAVLKTRTLGYDGKGQKVLRSAADVEGTFAELGSVPCLLEGFVPFTGEVSLIAVRARDGETRFYPLVHNTHDSGILRLSVASSDHPLQALAEDYSSRVLKQLDYVGVMAFEFFEVDGGLKANEIAPRVHNSGHWTTEGSQCSQFENHLRAVAGLPLGSTAKVGESAMINFIGEVPPVDKVISIDDCHLHHYGKAFKVGRKVGHANLRCADQATLQAQILKVQALVAE; encoded by the coding sequence ATGAAGATCGGTGTAATCGGTGGCGGCCAGCTGGGCCGCATGTTGGCCCTGGCGGGAACCCCGCTGGGAATGAACTTCGCTTTCCTCGACCCGGCGCCGGATGCCTGCGCAGCCGCCCTGGGCGAACACCTGCGGGCCGATTACGGCGACCAGGATCACCTGCGCCAGTTGGCCGACGAGGTGGACCTGGTGACCTTCGAATTCGAGAGCGTGCCGGCCGAGACCGTGGCCTTCCTGTCGCAATTCGTGCCGGTCTACCCGAGCGCCGAGGCACTGCGCATCGCTCGTGACCGCTGGTTCGAGAAGAGCATGTTCAAGGACCTGGGGATTCCCACCCCCGAGTTCGCCGACATCCAGTCCCAGGCCGACCTGGACGCCGCGGTGGCGCGCATCGGCCTGCCGGCCGTGCTCAAGACCCGGACCCTGGGCTACGACGGCAAGGGCCAGAAGGTCCTGCGCAGCGCCGCCGATGTCGAGGGTACCTTCGCCGAGCTGGGCAGCGTGCCGTGCCTGCTGGAAGGCTTCGTGCCGTTCACTGGCGAAGTGTCGCTGATCGCCGTGCGTGCCCGCGATGGCGAGACCCGGTTCTACCCGTTGGTGCACAACACCCACGACAGCGGCATCCTGCGCCTGTCGGTGGCCAGCAGCGATCACCCGTTGCAGGCGCTGGCCGAGGATTACTCCAGCCGCGTGCTCAAGCAACTGGACTACGTGGGCGTGATGGCGTTCGAGTTCTTCGAGGTGGACGGGGGCCTGAAGGCCAACGAAATCGCCCCGCGGGTACACAACTCCGGGCACTGGACGACCGAAGGCAGCCAGTGCAGCCAGTTCGAAAACCACCTGCGGGCGGTGGCCGGCCTGCCGCTGGGTTCCACTGCCAAGGTGGGCGAGAGCGCCATGATCAACTTCATCGGTGAAGTACCGCCGGTGGACAAGGTCATCAGCATCGACGACTGCCATCTGCATCACTACGGCAAGGCTTTCAAGGTCGGGCGCAAGGTCGGCCATGCCAACCTGCGCTGTGCCGACCAGGCGACCCTGCAGGCGCAGATCCTCAAGGTCCAGGCGCTGGTCGCCGAATAA
- a CDS encoding GlsB/YeaQ/YmgE family stress response membrane protein → MGIIGTIFIGLIVGLLARFLKPGDDSMGWIMTILLGIGGSLAATYGGQALGIYQAGQGAGFIGAVVGAIILLVIYGFIKKS, encoded by the coding sequence ATGGGCATTATCGGAACCATTTTCATCGGCTTGATCGTTGGTCTGCTCGCGCGTTTCCTCAAGCCGGGAGACGACAGCATGGGTTGGATCATGACCATCCTGCTGGGTATCGGCGGCTCGCTGGCGGCTACCTACGGTGGCCAGGCACTGGGCATCTACCAGGCTGGCCAGGGCGCAGGCTTCATCGGTGCAGTGGTGGGCGCGATCATCCTGCTGGTGATCTACGGCTTCATCAAGAAGAGCTGA
- a CDS encoding DUF3299 domain-containing protein translates to MRRLLLTLVLLGCGLAQAGELPETDWLELMPKSDQKALEQMPEIDHNSPEANGTFTQKGGLKQSKGLPAVMYSTKTVAAMNGKQIRIGGYPVPLEADAKGRSTLFFLVPYPGACIHVPPPPPNQLVLVRFPKGVKLDDIYTPLWVTGALKIEKVSNDLADAAYALDAAKVRVVQESDL, encoded by the coding sequence ATGCGTCGTCTCTTATTGACCCTCGTTCTGCTGGGCTGCGGCCTGGCCCAGGCCGGCGAGCTGCCGGAAACCGATTGGCTGGAGCTGATGCCCAAGTCCGATCAGAAAGCCCTGGAGCAGATGCCGGAAATCGACCACAACTCGCCCGAAGCCAACGGCACCTTTACCCAGAAGGGTGGCTTGAAGCAGAGCAAGGGCTTGCCGGCAGTGATGTATTCCACCAAGACCGTGGCGGCCATGAACGGCAAGCAGATCCGCATTGGTGGTTATCCGGTGCCTTTGGAGGCTGATGCCAAGGGACGCAGCACGCTGTTCTTCCTGGTGCCTTACCCAGGGGCCTGCATCCATGTGCCGCCACCGCCGCCCAACCAGCTGGTGCTGGTGCGCTTTCCCAAGGGCGTGAAGCTCGACGACATCTACACGCCGCTATGGGTGACAGGTGCCTTGAAGATCGAGAAGGTCAGCAATGACCTGGCGGATGCGGCCTATGCCCTGGATGCGGCGAAGGTGCGGGTGGTGCAGGAGTCGGATTTGTAG
- a CDS encoding D-hexose-6-phosphate mutarotase: protein MPTPHVETVKLDELNCWRIRHGDAELLVAQQGAHILSYQLAGQPPLIWLNEEARFKAGKSIRAGVPVCWPWFGNFARNPQSVQAMRQGSDAAPAHGLVRATDWELQGIESEGESLLVRLRLPCPEGGFPGWPHQVEPSLLIRLDQQLHISLTSHNQGSQSVSISQALHSYFAVSDVRQVHVEGVDGLDYIETLEDWATKRQDGDLHFTGETDRIYLDAPAQLDIVDPHWQRRIRLASQGSRTAVIWNPWIDRAAQFSDMADDGWQRMLCIETANVMDDIVTLAPGASHTLSVSIDSIAL from the coding sequence ATGCCTACGCCCCACGTTGAAACGGTGAAACTGGACGAACTGAACTGCTGGCGGATCCGCCACGGCGATGCCGAACTACTGGTGGCCCAGCAGGGCGCGCACATTCTCAGCTACCAGCTGGCCGGACAACCGCCGCTGATCTGGCTGAACGAAGAAGCCCGGTTCAAGGCTGGCAAGAGTATCCGCGCCGGCGTCCCCGTATGCTGGCCGTGGTTCGGCAACTTCGCGCGCAATCCACAGAGCGTCCAGGCCATGCGCCAGGGCAGCGACGCGGCGCCGGCCCACGGTCTGGTCCGCGCCACCGACTGGGAACTGCAAGGCATCGAGAGCGAAGGCGAGAGCCTGCTGGTGCGCTTGCGCCTGCCCTGCCCCGAAGGCGGCTTTCCTGGCTGGCCGCACCAGGTGGAGCCCAGCCTGCTGATCCGCCTCGACCAGCAATTGCACATCAGCCTGACCAGCCATAACCAGGGCAGCCAGAGCGTCAGCATCAGCCAGGCGCTACACAGCTACTTCGCGGTCAGTGATGTACGCCAGGTCCATGTCGAAGGCGTGGACGGCCTGGACTACATCGAGACCCTGGAGGACTGGGCGACCAAGCGCCAGGACGGCGACCTGCATTTCACCGGGGAAACCGACCGCATCTACCTGGATGCGCCGGCGCAACTGGATATCGTCGATCCGCACTGGCAACGTCGCATCCGCCTGGCCAGCCAGGGCTCGCGCACCGCGGTGATCTGGAACCCGTGGATCGACCGCGCCGCGCAGTTCAGCGACATGGCCGACGATGGCTGGCAACGCATGCTGTGCATCGAGACCGCCAACGTGATGGACGACATCGTGACCCTGGCTCCCGGCGCCAGCCACACCTTGAGCGTCAGCATCGACAGCATCGCGCTCTGA
- a CDS encoding acyl-CoA thioesterase: protein MIELEQEDPIPQGDLALQITALPRETNGFGDIFGGWLVAQMDLAGTAMASRVAGGRVATVAIDRMAFLVPVAVGAQLSFYTQTLEIGRSSIQMMVEVWSDDPLSSEWRKVTEAVFVFVAIDGSGRTRSVPPRAR from the coding sequence ATGATAGAGCTCGAACAAGAAGATCCAATCCCGCAAGGCGACCTGGCCCTGCAAATCACCGCCCTGCCGCGCGAAACCAACGGCTTTGGCGATATTTTCGGCGGTTGGCTGGTGGCCCAGATGGACCTGGCGGGCACCGCCATGGCCAGCCGCGTCGCCGGTGGCCGGGTGGCTACCGTGGCCATCGATCGCATGGCGTTCCTGGTGCCGGTGGCCGTCGGCGCGCAACTGTCGTTCTATACCCAGACCCTGGAGATCGGCCGCAGCTCGATCCAGATGATGGTCGAAGTGTGGAGCGACGATCCGCTGTCCAGCGAATGGCGCAAGGTCACCGAGGCGGTGTTCGTGTTCGTCGCCATCGACGGTAGCGGTCGCACCCGTTCGGTCCCGCCCAGGGCACGTTAA
- a CDS encoding MFS transporter, whose product MPSSAAQSAPPARPLTRSDYKTLSLSALGGALEFYDFIIFVFFATVVGKLFFPADMPEWLRLMQTFGIFAAGYLARPLGGIVMAHFGDLLGRKKMFTLSIFMMAVPTLIMGLLPTYEQIGLWAPVLLLLMRVIQGAAIGGEVPGAWVFVSEHVPARHIGYACGTLTSGLTAGILLGSLVATAINSIYTPEEVAAYAWRVPFLLGGVFGLFSVYLRRLLHETPVFAELQLRKALAEELPLRAVLRDHRGAILISMLLTWLLSAGIIVVILMTPTVLQTVYKFSAITALEANSLAIVFLSLGCVLFGSLADRFGAGRVFVFGSLLLLASSWVFYHVLQDNPHLLFPLYALTGLCVGLVGAVPYVMVRAFPAAVRFSGLSFSYNLAYAIFGGLTPMVVTWMLKSSPMAPAYYVAIICGIGLLSGLYLWKKGR is encoded by the coding sequence GTGCCCTCGAGCGCCGCGCAATCAGCGCCTCCCGCCCGTCCCTTGACTCGTAGTGACTACAAGACCCTGTCGCTGTCCGCCCTGGGCGGCGCGCTGGAGTTCTATGACTTCATCATCTTCGTGTTCTTCGCCACTGTGGTGGGCAAGCTGTTCTTCCCGGCGGACATGCCCGAATGGCTGCGCTTGATGCAGACCTTCGGCATCTTTGCCGCCGGCTACCTGGCCCGCCCCCTGGGCGGGATCGTCATGGCCCACTTCGGCGACCTGCTGGGGCGCAAGAAGATGTTCACCCTGAGCATCTTCATGATGGCGGTACCGACCCTGATCATGGGCCTGTTGCCCACCTATGAGCAGATCGGTCTGTGGGCACCGGTGCTGCTGTTGCTGATGCGGGTGATCCAGGGCGCGGCCATCGGTGGCGAAGTGCCCGGGGCCTGGGTGTTCGTTTCCGAGCACGTGCCGGCGCGGCACATCGGCTACGCCTGCGGCACCCTGACCTCGGGGTTGACCGCCGGCATTCTCCTGGGTTCGCTGGTGGCCACGGCCATCAACAGCATCTATACCCCGGAAGAAGTGGCGGCCTATGCCTGGCGCGTGCCGTTCCTGCTGGGTGGGGTGTTCGGCCTGTTCTCGGTGTACCTGCGTCGCCTGCTCCACGAGACCCCGGTGTTCGCCGAGCTGCAACTGCGCAAGGCCCTGGCCGAGGAGCTGCCGCTGCGGGCGGTGCTGCGTGACCATCGCGGCGCGATCCTGATCTCCATGCTGCTGACCTGGCTGCTGTCGGCCGGGATCATCGTGGTGATCCTGATGACCCCCACCGTGTTGCAGACGGTCTACAAGTTCTCGGCCATCACCGCCCTTGAGGCCAACAGCCTGGCCATCGTGTTCCTGAGCCTGGGCTGCGTGCTGTTCGGCAGCCTGGCCGACCGTTTCGGTGCCGGGCGGGTGTTCGTCTTCGGCAGCCTGCTGTTGCTGGCTTCGTCCTGGGTCTTCTACCACGTGCTGCAAGACAACCCGCACCTGCTGTTCCCGCTCTACGCCCTGACCGGCCTGTGCGTCGGCCTCGTCGGCGCGGTGCCCTACGTGATGGTCCGCGCCTTCCCGGCGGCGGTGCGCTTCAGCGGCCTGTCGTTCTCCTACAACCTGGCCTACGCAATCTTTGGCGGGCTGACGCCGATGGTGGTGACCTGGATGCTCAAGAGCAGCCCCATGGCCCCGGCCTACTACGTGGCGATCATCTGCGGCATCGGCCTGCTCTCGGGGCTGTACCTGTGGAAGAAGGGTCGCTGA
- a CDS encoding phosphate ABC transporter substrate-binding protein PstS gives MKLKRLMAAMTFVAAGVATAHAVAAVDPAIPSYTKTTGVSGNLSSVGSDTLANLMTLWAEHYKKEYPNVNIQIQAAGSATAPPALTEGTSNLGPMSRKMKDTELAAFEQKYGYKPTAIPVAVDALAVFVHKDNPIQHLTMEQVDAIFSSTRLCGAKEEVKTWGDLGVKGDLANKPVQLFGRNSVSGTYGYFKEEALCKGDYKPNVNEQPGSASVVQSISSSLNGIGYSGIGYKTASVKTVALAKKGSSDFIEDTEENALNGKYPLSRFLYVYVNKAPNKPLAPLEAEFVKLVLSKQGQEVVVKDGYIPLPAKVAAKALADLGLKEGA, from the coding sequence ATGAAACTGAAGCGTTTGATGGCGGCAATGACCTTCGTCGCCGCTGGCGTTGCGACTGCCCACGCGGTTGCCGCTGTCGACCCTGCTATCCCGAGCTACACCAAGACCACTGGTGTGTCGGGCAACCTGTCCAGCGTCGGTTCCGATACCCTGGCCAACCTGATGACCCTGTGGGCCGAGCACTACAAGAAAGAATATCCGAACGTAAACATCCAGATTCAGGCCGCTGGCTCCGCCACCGCGCCACCCGCGCTGACCGAGGGCACCTCCAACCTGGGCCCTATGAGCCGCAAGATGAAGGACACCGAGCTGGCGGCCTTCGAACAGAAGTACGGCTACAAGCCAACCGCCATCCCGGTTGCCGTGGACGCCCTGGCCGTATTCGTGCACAAGGACAACCCGATCCAGCACCTGACCATGGAGCAGGTCGACGCGATCTTCTCCTCGACCCGCCTGTGCGGTGCCAAGGAAGAAGTGAAGACCTGGGGTGACCTGGGCGTGAAGGGCGACCTGGCCAACAAGCCAGTGCAGCTGTTCGGTCGCAACTCGGTATCCGGCACCTACGGCTACTTCAAGGAAGAAGCCCTGTGCAAAGGCGACTACAAGCCTAACGTCAACGAGCAGCCAGGTTCGGCTTCGGTCGTGCAGTCCATCAGCTCCTCGCTGAACGGCATCGGCTACTCGGGCATCGGCTACAAGACCGCCAGCGTGAAGACCGTGGCCCTGGCCAAGAAAGGCAGCAGCGACTTCATCGAAGACACCGAAGAAAACGCCCTGAACGGCAAGTACCCGCTGTCGCGCTTCCTGTACGTCTACGTCAACAAGGCCCCGAACAAGCCTCTGGCCCCGCTGGAAGCCGAGTTCGTGAAACTGGTTCTGTCCAAGCAGGGTCAGGAAGTGGTCGTGAAGGACGGTTACATCCCACTGCCAGCCAAAGTCGCCGCCAAGGCCCTGGCTGACCTGGGTCTGAAAGAAGGCGCATAA
- a CDS encoding ABC transporter permease subunit — protein sequence MNDLANSTMTTTSPPKRIDFNTPELQRKRRIRALKDRLTRWYVLVGGLAVLAAITLIFFFLAYVVAPLFQGAELTSKDPLTPAWMQDAGKPLMFSLEEQNQVGMRVSDKGQALFFDIDNGAELRKVDLPIPAGTRVTSIGKDQPGIPMVVVGLSNGQALVFRHTYKVSYPDGKKTISPAIEYPYGEAPITLNAEGGALEHVNLNASDTTLVLAGSTGSQLHVLKLSREENMMTGEVTSEQSAIDLPQMTEPVKAMYIDPRQQWLYVINGRAQADVFSLRDKSLNGRYKLLEDANTEVTASAQLVGGISLIIGTSKGGLAQWFMARDPDGELRLKQIRTFQMGTAPIVEITAEERRKGFVALDAAGKLGVFHSTAHRTLLVDQVVDGQGLFGLSPRANRVIVEAGGKLQPLVLDNPHPEVSWSALWSKVWYENYDEPKYVWQSTAANTDFEPKLSLSPLTFGTLKAAFYAMLLAAPLAVAAAIYTAYFMAPGMRRKVKPVIELMEAMPTVILGFFAGLFLAPYVEGHLPGIFSLLVLLPIGILVAGFTWSRLPESLRLKVPDGWESAILIPVIILVGFLSLYLSPFMENWFFGGDMRMWISHDLGITYDQRNALVVGLAMGFAVIPNIYSIAEDAVFSVPRGLTLGSLALGATPWQTMTRVVILTASPGIFSALMIGMGRAVGETMIVLMATGNTPVMEMNLFEGLRTLAANVAVEMPESEVGGSHYRVLFLSALVLLLFTFIMNTLAELIRQRLRKKYSSL from the coding sequence ATGAATGATCTGGCCAATTCCACCATGACTACGACTTCTCCCCCCAAGCGCATTGACTTCAATACGCCTGAACTGCAACGCAAGCGCCGCATCCGTGCGCTCAAGGACCGCCTGACCCGTTGGTACGTCCTCGTCGGCGGCCTGGCCGTCCTGGCGGCGATCACCCTGATCTTCTTCTTCCTGGCCTACGTCGTCGCCCCGCTGTTCCAGGGCGCCGAGCTGACCTCCAAGGACCCCCTGACGCCCGCCTGGATGCAAGACGCCGGTAAGCCCCTGATGTTCTCCCTGGAAGAGCAGAACCAGGTCGGCATGCGCGTTTCCGACAAGGGCCAGGCGCTGTTCTTCGATATCGATAACGGCGCCGAGCTGCGCAAGGTCGACCTGCCGATCCCGGCGGGCACCCGCGTCACCTCCATCGGCAAGGACCAGCCCGGTATCCCCATGGTGGTGGTCGGCTTGTCCAACGGCCAGGCCCTGGTGTTCCGCCACACCTATAAAGTCAGCTACCCGGATGGCAAGAAGACCATCTCCCCGGCGATCGAATACCCCTACGGCGAAGCCCCGATCACCCTCAACGCAGAAGGCGGCGCGCTGGAGCACGTCAACCTCAACGCCAGCGATACCACGTTGGTGCTGGCCGGCTCCACCGGTTCGCAGCTGCATGTGCTGAAGCTCTCGCGCGAAGAAAACATGATGACCGGCGAGGTCACCAGCGAGCAGAGCGCCATCGACCTGCCGCAGATGACCGAACCGGTCAAGGCCATGTACATCGACCCACGCCAGCAGTGGCTGTACGTGATCAACGGCCGTGCCCAGGCTGATGTCTTCAGCCTGCGGGACAAGAGCCTCAACGGCCGCTACAAACTGCTGGAGGACGCCAATACCGAAGTCACCGCCAGCGCCCAGTTGGTGGGCGGCATCTCGCTGATCATCGGTACTTCCAAGGGTGGCCTGGCCCAGTGGTTCATGGCCCGTGACCCGGACGGCGAGCTGCGCCTGAAGCAGATCCGCACCTTCCAGATGGGCACCGCGCCCATCGTTGAAATCACCGCCGAAGAGCGCCGCAAGGGCTTCGTCGCCCTGGACGCCGCCGGCAAGCTCGGGGTCTTCCACAGTACCGCCCACCGCACCCTATTGGTGGACCAGGTGGTGGATGGCCAGGGCCTGTTCGGCCTGTCGCCTCGCGCCAACCGGGTGATCGTCGAGGCCGGTGGCAAGCTGCAACCCCTGGTGCTGGACAACCCGCACCCGGAAGTGTCCTGGAGCGCGCTGTGGAGCAAGGTCTGGTACGAGAACTACGACGAGCCCAAGTACGTCTGGCAGTCCACGGCGGCCAACACTGACTTCGAACCCAAGCTGAGCCTGTCGCCGCTGACTTTCGGCACCTTGAAGGCCGCCTTCTACGCCATGCTGCTGGCGGCCCCGCTGGCCGTGGCCGCGGCGATCTACACCGCCTACTTCATGGCCCCCGGCATGCGCCGCAAGGTCAAGCCGGTGATCGAGCTGATGGAGGCGATGCCGACGGTGATCCTCGGCTTCTTCGCCGGCCTGTTCCTGGCGCCCTATGTCGAAGGCCACCTGCCGGGCATCTTCAGCCTGCTGGTGCTGCTGCCGATCGGCATCCTGGTGGCCGGCTTCACCTGGAGCCGCCTGCCCGAGTCCCTGCGCCTGAAGGTGCCGGACGGTTGGGAGAGCGCGATCCTGATCCCGGTGATCATCCTGGTCGGCTTCCTCTCGCTGTACCTGAGCCCGTTCATGGAGAACTGGTTCTTCGGCGGCGACATGCGCATGTGGATCTCCCACGACTTAGGGATCACCTACGACCAGCGCAACGCCCTGGTGGTGGGCCTGGCCATGGGCTTCGCGGTGATCCCGAACATCTACTCCATCGCCGAAGACGCCGTGTTCAGCGTGCCCCGTGGCCTGACCCTGGGCTCCCTGGCCCTGGGCGCCACCCCATGGCAGACCATGACCCGTGTGGTGATCCTCACCGCCAGCCCGGGCATCTTCTCGGCCCTGATGATCGGCATGGGCCGCGCCGTGGGCGAGACCATGATCGTGCTGATGGCCACCGGCAACACCCCGGTCATGGAGATGAACCTGTTCGAAGGCTTGCGCACCCTGGCGGCCAACGTCGCGGTGGAAATGCCGGAATCGGAAGTCGGCGGCAGCCACTACCGCGTGCTGTTCCTCTCGGCGCTGGTACTGCTGTTGTTCACCTTCATCATGAACACCCTCGCCGAGCTGATCCGTCAGCGTCTGCGCAAGAAATACTCGTCGCTTTAA